The window AGGTGTACCGGCAGCGCTCGCCGCTGCACTTCGCCGATGGCCTCGCGTGTCCGGTGATTTTCTTCCAAGGCCTGGACGACAAAGTGGTTCCGCCCAGCCAGACCGAGGCCATGGTTGCGGCCCTGCGGTCGAAGGGGTTGCCGGTGGCGTACGTGCCGTTCGCCGGCGAACAGCACGGCTTCCGCCGCGCCGAGAACATCAAGCGGGCGTTGGAAGCAGAGCTGTACTTCTACTCGCGGATATTCGAGTTCTCGGTGGCCGATGTGCTGCCGCCCGTGGTGATCGAAAACCTCGACAGTGGCTGAATCTGAAAGCAGACGATGTATCAACCGCCGCTCGGGGTTGCGGTCGGCGTGGCCACCGGACAGCCGTTCAGCGCGTTATTCACTGCCGTCAGGATCTCATCGACGGTGATGTGGCCGTTGTGGTTCACGTCGCCCGCGTCGCAGGTGGCGTCCGCAGTGCCCAGGGCGATGTTGACCATCGTCAGGATGTCATCAACGGTGACACGGCCCTTGCCCGTGCAATCGCCGGCGCACGGCGGTGTGGGCGTTGCGGTTGCCGTCGCCGTGGGAGTGGAGGTTGGGACCTCCGTCGATGTCGCTGTGGCGGTGCCGGTCACGGTAGGGGTGCTGGTCGGGACGCCGGTGGGCGTGTCAGTTGGAGAAGCCGTGGGGGTGTAGGTTGCTGTCGGGGTCAGTGTCAGTGTTGGAGTAAATGTCAGTGATGGGGTGAGGGTCGACGTTGGGGTCGGGGTTACGGTTGGGGTTGAGGTTGGGGTCCGGGTTGCGGTCACCGTCGGTTGCGGAGGCAGCGTCGGGGCGGGGGTGAAGGCGGAACCCGAGAAGAAGCGGCTGTAACGCAGGAGATTGCGTGCAGCGGCCTGTTGCGAATTCGGCTCGGCGCCGGTGCAATACGTCAGCGTGGTGACGATGACGCGGCCGTCCCCATGCCGATATTCCACCCAGGTCTGGCCGTCGTCGTTCGCCAGCACCGGCGTTGCGCCGCTGGGCAGAGTCGTCAGGGTGCCGAGATCGGTGTGCTGCCAAGCGGTGAAGTCGGCAACGCCGAGCGGCTCACCGCCGATTTTCGCTCCGGTGATGTACGGATGAGTGGTGGCGAGAATCGATTCGCTATCGTGTTGTGTTGTGGCCGAGAAGCCGACGCCGTCCGGTGCAACGTCGGCTTGGTCACCGGAAGCGCCGGCGACGTTGATCACCGTCACTCCGCCTGAGTTGACAAACCGTTCAATCACGCCTCCGGGTGACACCATTTGCCGTAGGAAGCCGTAGTCGCTGCTCGTCAGGCCTGGCGCCACGTAGATCACCTGGTACAGGTTGCGGAGCTGCAGGGGATCTGCGGCGGCGATGTTCCGAAACGTGTTGGTGGCGCCGAGGAACTGCAGGCTTGCCGCCAAGTTGAAACTGCATTCCCACTCATTCTGGACGCGCGTTTCGCTGGCCGCGAACAGGAACGCAATGTGAGCCAGTGGTGGTGGCGTCGGTGTCGGCGGTGTGCCGGTGATGGTTGGGGACGCCGTCGCGGTCGGCGACGGCGTTGGCGTGTCTGCAAGCGGGGTGGCGGTTGCGGTCGCTGTTTCCGTCGCCGTCTCCGTTGGTGTTGACGTAGCCGTCTGTGTCGGCGTTGGCGTCGACGTCGGGGTTTCGGTGGACGCCTCCGTGAACGTCGCTGTGGGTGTGTCCTCCACGGCTCCTACCGGAGCTGCGGCGGTCAGGAAGGCGAGAAGGGCGATCGCTCCGAGTGCGGCCTTCAGCCTGACGCAGCCCCCGAGGCCGAGCCGAAGGAGTCGCGCTGCTGAGAATGCGACGTCGTGTCGACCTAGTCGTGCAGACAACCCAGTGTAACCAGTTCGATCGGTGAGCATCGTCGTCAGTCTGTGTGTGCGCGCCACGGAGTTACTCTCCCTGCCATCCTATACAAACGAGCAACATGTGTATGCGCGGTGTGCCGAACCACGTCAAGAGGCGCAAGGGAGTTCCGAAGCCGGCAGCGGGCGGTTGCGCCGTATGTGCATGGAATATACCCCGTAACAGTTGACAGACTAATATGTATAGCGCTATAGCAGGTGCGCGCAATGACAGCGAGCATGCCAAGCGGCGGTCTGTGGTGTTACGGCACGGCGAAGTGGCGGGTCGGGTACTTCATGAATCGAGTCCATGGTCCGCCGTGAAGCGGTCCAACATGGTCGGGACGGACACTCAGCAACGGGGCCGATACTTCCAGAAGGAGGCACAATGAAGGCGAAGAAAGTCAGCGGGTTTACGTTGATCGAGCTATTGGTGGTGGTAACCATCATCGGCATCCTGGCGGCGGTTGCAATCCCCCAGTTTGCCGTCTATCGGCAGAAGGGGTACGACGCCAGCGCCCAGTCCGACCTGCGCAATGCTGCCAGTGCGGAAGAAGCGTACTTTGCGTCCTATCAGGTCTACGTGGGCTGCACGGACGCGGCTGCCTGCGTGACGGCGCTGCCCGGCTACAGGAAGTCGGTGGGCGTGAGTCTGGCGATGACGTCCTCGACCAGTTCGTTCGCCGGTACGGCGTCCCATGGGGACGGCACCGGAAGGGTCTGGAGCTTCGACAGCACGGCCGGCGGCATGGCGAACTGATCTCTCTCATGGCGAGGCGGGGACAGGTTCCCCTCGCTTGTCTCCGCCTCGCGTATTTTCAATCGGCGTTGTCGTAGTGGAAGATGGAGGACGTGGAGGTGGTGCCGGCCG of the Candidatus Binatia bacterium genome contains:
- a CDS encoding prolyl oligopeptidase family serine peptidase, producing RFLVGRGDVDGKRLAISGGSAGGYTALCALTFRRTFKAGASYYGISDLEALAKDTHKFESHYTDRLVGPYPECAEVYRQRSPLHFADGLACPVIFFQGLDDKVVPPSQTEAMVAALRSKGLPVAYVPFAGEQHGFRRAENIKRALEAELYFYSRIFEFSVADVLPPVVIENLDSG
- a CDS encoding prepilin-type N-terminal cleavage/methylation domain-containing protein, translating into MKAKKVSGFTLIELLVVVTIIGILAAVAIPQFAVYRQKGYDASAQSDLRNAASAEEAYFASYQVYVGCTDAAACVTALPGYRKSVGVSLAMTSSTSSFAGTASHGDGTGRVWSFDSTAGGMAN